From a single Armatimonadia bacterium genomic region:
- a CDS encoding MFS transporter — MPSPTTYYDDARVALSRWRKGILGALWVTYAAFYLCRVNLAAAQGQLARDRGVSKNQLGLMLALLKSFYATGQLVNGVLADHLRPRRMIAIGLTGSALLNLVFSHLDSYPWMAAVWALNGYLQALGWTPIVRILANWFPPRLRDVSSGAIGTAYILGSGLSWLLSGYATGEHGWRYAFWIPGWVCLAVVGLFLLVVREGPGDLGLPDEEGEAATAGGAGEQEMPLVTVLRSLASPWLWMVALGSTCLCFGWHGLLDWTPHFLAEAGGCSAEEAARKAFLLPLGGAIGCALLTYLARRTRRSLPWWVVPAPLLVLAVLTYNFPALMERMPGLLPLGLMALGMFSAGPAALIACAMPTNIAGSASAGTAAGLVDAMGYVGSATSGWASGHIMDRVGQVRGSAAAWRTVWHLWPVGMVAAAILTGIAGRHNQFCAVEPSEAVPPATSE, encoded by the coding sequence ATGCCTTCGCCGACGACCTACTACGATGACGCTCGTGTTGCGCTGTCCCGATGGCGCAAAGGGATACTCGGGGCGCTCTGGGTCACCTACGCAGCTTTCTATCTGTGCCGCGTGAACCTGGCGGCCGCCCAGGGGCAGCTTGCTCGTGACCGTGGTGTCTCCAAGAACCAACTCGGGTTGATGTTGGCACTGCTTAAGAGCTTCTACGCGACGGGACAGCTGGTGAACGGGGTACTGGCCGACCACCTGCGTCCGCGTCGGATGATCGCAATCGGGCTCACCGGTTCGGCCCTTCTCAACCTCGTGTTCTCACACCTCGACAGCTACCCGTGGATGGCGGCGGTGTGGGCGCTCAACGGGTACTTGCAGGCCCTGGGATGGACGCCCATCGTGCGCATCCTCGCCAACTGGTTCCCGCCGCGCCTGCGCGATGTCAGTTCGGGCGCGATTGGTACGGCCTACATCCTCGGCAGCGGTCTGAGCTGGCTTCTGTCGGGCTATGCGACGGGTGAGCACGGTTGGCGCTACGCTTTCTGGATCCCCGGCTGGGTCTGCCTCGCGGTTGTGGGGCTGTTCCTGCTGGTGGTGCGTGAGGGCCCGGGTGACCTGGGGTTGCCGGACGAGGAGGGGGAGGCGGCAACTGCGGGAGGAGCAGGGGAGCAGGAGATGCCCCTGGTTACGGTGCTGCGAAGCCTGGCGAGTCCGTGGCTGTGGATGGTGGCCCTGGGGAGTACCTGCCTGTGCTTCGGCTGGCACGGGTTGCTGGACTGGACACCGCACTTCCTGGCCGAGGCCGGCGGATGCTCTGCCGAGGAGGCGGCTCGGAAGGCTTTCCTGCTGCCCTTGGGCGGGGCGATCGGCTGCGCGCTGCTTACCTACCTGGCTCGGCGAACCCGCCGCAGCCTGCCCTGGTGGGTGGTTCCGGCACCGCTGCTGGTGCTGGCCGTACTGACCTACAACTTCCCCGCGCTCATGGAGCGCATGCCGGGTCTCCTGCCCCTGGGGCTCATGGCTCTTGGCATGTTCTCAGCCGGACCGGCGGCGCTGATCGCCTGCGCCATGCCGACTAACATCGCCGGGAGCGCTTCGGCAGGTACCGCTGCCGGACTCGTGGATGCCATGGGCTATGTCGGCTCCGCGACCTCGGGTTGGGCCTCGGGTCACATCATGGACCGTGTTGGACAGGTACGGGGCTCCGCGGCGGCCTGGCGAACCGTCTGGCACCTGTGGCCGGTGGGAATGGTGGCAGCGGCAATCCTGACAGGGATCGCCGGACGGCACAACCAATTCTGCGCGGTTGAGCCGTCCGAAGCTGTGCCTCCTGCGACCTCAGAGTAA
- a CDS encoding DegT/DnrJ/EryC1/StrS family aminotransferase, producing MDSARRKQLLADHKPPVVWPGEPLLGGWYGEEEIEVVVNTIRTAMDWTVGFGFICKEIEDFERAFADYCGVGDSVSINGAGTGLDMALMCLDLQPGDEVIAPSVNFRAAPVAIIGQGATWVPGEIDPRTFQLDPADVERKMTANTRAILPTHMNGMSAPIDDYLEIASRHPHPKYGPAKVIGDAARSCGGGYKGHKIGYGAWMTVFSFHTQKLMTTLGEGGAVTCDDPEVARRLRAIRQWGGNEWWGSNYKMTKVQAAVGMVQLRKLDEMTAKRVALAHKRTEMLSEVPELTLPYEPPECDHTFYLYTCLVPKDWAGEKRDELLRIMREDYNVGCCVANPPVHNSSDFLRRHVGNLSLPVSEETSARLFCPSLHPLMTDEDNEYICAALMETVERLR from the coding sequence ATGGACAGCGCCCGCAGAAAGCAGCTTCTCGCAGATCACAAACCTCCCGTGGTATGGCCCGGTGAGCCACTCCTCGGAGGCTGGTATGGAGAGGAAGAGATCGAGGTCGTCGTCAACACCATCCGGACCGCCATGGACTGGACGGTGGGTTTCGGCTTCATCTGCAAAGAGATCGAAGACTTCGAGCGTGCCTTCGCCGACTACTGCGGCGTAGGCGATTCCGTCTCCATCAACGGAGCCGGAACCGGCCTCGATATGGCCCTCATGTGCCTTGACCTGCAGCCCGGCGACGAGGTCATCGCCCCATCAGTCAACTTCCGCGCTGCTCCCGTGGCAATCATCGGCCAGGGCGCAACCTGGGTGCCCGGCGAGATCGACCCGCGCACCTTCCAGCTTGACCCGGCAGACGTCGAGCGCAAGATGACCGCCAACACCCGCGCGATCCTGCCGACCCACATGAACGGCATGTCGGCGCCGATCGACGACTACCTTGAGATCGCCAGCCGTCACCCGCATCCCAAGTACGGTCCGGCCAAGGTCATCGGCGACGCAGCACGGTCCTGCGGTGGCGGCTACAAGGGCCACAAGATCGGTTACGGAGCCTGGATGACGGTCTTCAGCTTCCACACTCAGAAGCTCATGACCACCCTCGGCGAGGGCGGAGCAGTCACCTGTGACGATCCCGAGGTCGCCCGACGTCTCCGAGCCATTCGCCAGTGGGGCGGCAACGAGTGGTGGGGCAGTAACTACAAGATGACCAAGGTCCAGGCCGCCGTTGGCATGGTCCAGCTCCGCAAGCTCGACGAGATGACCGCCAAGCGCGTAGCCCTGGCTCACAAGCGCACCGAGATGCTGTCCGAGGTCCCCGAACTCACACTCCCCTACGAGCCGCCGGAGTGCGACCACACCTTCTACCTGTACACCTGTCTCGTACCGAAGGACTGGGCCGGGGAGAAGCGCGACGAGCTCCTCCGCATCATGCGAGAGGACTACAACGTCGGCTGCTGCGTTGCCAACCCACCGGTACACAACAGCAGCGACTTCCTGCGCCGACACGTCGGCAACCTCAGCCTACCGGTGTCCGAGGAGACCTCCGCACGTCTCTTCTGCCCATCTTTGCACCCCCTGATGACCGATGAGGACAACGAGTACATCTGCGCCGCCCTCATGGAGACGGTCGAGCGCCTGCGTTAG